A DNA window from Methylobacterium sp. NMS14P contains the following coding sequences:
- a CDS encoding DUF1987 domain-containing protein: protein MDRITLPLTERSPEVDFDFASGRLVLRGESYPEDAAAFFGPLLQALRGHLAATEASPITFDVALAYFNSSSAKALMNLFMPLEDAAAEGRPVTIRWMFGADDDVIQEAGEDFAADFAHARFEMIPGVAA from the coding sequence ATGGACCGCATCACGCTGCCCCTGACCGAGCGATCCCCCGAGGTCGATTTCGACTTCGCGTCGGGGCGGCTCGTCCTGCGCGGCGAATCCTACCCGGAGGACGCCGCCGCGTTCTTCGGCCCGCTGCTGCAGGCCCTGCGCGGCCACCTCGCGGCGACCGAGGCGAGCCCGATCACCTTCGACGTCGCGCTCGCCTACTTCAACTCGTCGAGCGCCAAGGCGCTGATGAACCTGTTCATGCCGCTGGAGGACGCCGCCGCCGAGGGGCGCCCGGTCACGATCCGCTGGATGTTCGGCGCCGACGACGACGTGATCCAGGAGGCCGGCGAGGATTTCGCGGCCGATTTCGCGCATGCCCGGTTCGAGATGATCCCGGGCGTCGCCGCGTGA
- a CDS encoding SpoIIE family protein phosphatase yields the protein MSGPDTALDSPRPAGGIRGARPLRTGDALAQLGFADIDPVPAAGGAGRAGGLRGAGPIRRGDPLSKRGFADVLAAGAPADELMKPGALRGAARGRDLDSLSHTLFLRIYPVIGALLLLTQLGIAWVTYTDQLRLYDDRAHLLARLTAAAIARPDWARDPDAYDGPLKALAAEPDLAHAVLRDAAGHVVGTAGAAPPARGWSTLSAQADLSVPGRPGPAGSLTVTVSTKALRDNAAWQVMLALGASVGLMIAFVITLHATVRRHVMAPLMRLLLAMREIEHKRWTTVELGGAYRPSNEIDVISQAFNRMVEGLRSGDAAKQLLVELEQAHDRLERANRQVVESIGYARRIQDSVLPDRNALAGAGVEVAVLWEPLHVVGGDYFWLEEIEGLCVIAVADCTGHGVPGAFLTLIVATALDRLLHERGLRAPAAILAGLDAMVRTQLRQDGRGAESDDGLDCGLCVWDRTAGTLHFAGAGLSLTVVREGVAERVRGGRRGLGYPRAARAGQPEDLVADIAVPVAGATFYLMTDGITDQMGRAAPDRAPRLLGQRGVADSLLRHADLPLAEQAAALEADLDAYRGAEARRDDMTLVAFRLPPDGAAAAA from the coding sequence GTGAGCGGACCTGACACGGCCCTGGACAGCCCGCGCCCCGCCGGGGGGATCCGCGGCGCGAGACCGCTCCGGACCGGGGACGCCCTGGCGCAGCTCGGCTTCGCCGACATCGATCCCGTCCCGGCCGCCGGCGGTGCCGGGCGCGCGGGCGGCCTGCGCGGGGCCGGCCCGATCCGCCGGGGCGATCCCCTGTCGAAGCGCGGCTTCGCCGACGTGCTGGCCGCGGGCGCGCCCGCGGACGAGCTGATGAAGCCCGGCGCCCTGCGCGGGGCGGCCCGGGGCCGCGACCTCGACAGCCTGTCCCACACCCTGTTCCTGCGCATCTACCCGGTGATCGGCGCCCTCCTGCTGCTGACCCAGCTCGGGATCGCCTGGGTGACCTACACCGACCAGCTCCGCCTGTACGACGACCGGGCGCATCTCCTCGCCCGGCTCACCGCCGCGGCGATCGCGCGGCCCGACTGGGCGCGCGACCCGGACGCCTACGACGGCCCGCTCAAGGCCCTGGCCGCCGAGCCCGATCTCGCCCACGCCGTCCTGCGCGACGCCGCGGGCCACGTCGTCGGGACGGCGGGCGCGGCGCCGCCGGCGCGGGGCTGGTCGACCCTCTCGGCCCAGGCCGACCTGTCGGTGCCCGGCCGCCCCGGCCCGGCGGGCAGCCTGACCGTCACGGTCTCCACCAAAGCGCTGCGGGACAACGCGGCGTGGCAGGTGATGCTCGCCCTCGGCGCCAGCGTCGGGCTGATGATCGCCTTCGTGATCACCCTGCACGCCACCGTGCGCCGCCACGTCATGGCGCCGCTGATGCGGCTGCTGCTCGCCATGCGGGAGATCGAGCACAAGCGCTGGACGACCGTGGAGCTCGGAGGCGCCTACCGGCCGAGCAACGAGATCGACGTCATCAGCCAGGCCTTCAACCGCATGGTCGAGGGTCTGCGGAGTGGCGACGCCGCCAAGCAGCTCCTCGTCGAGCTGGAGCAGGCCCACGACAGGCTGGAGCGCGCCAACCGCCAGGTGGTCGAGAGCATCGGCTACGCCCGGCGCATCCAGGATTCGGTGCTGCCGGACCGGAACGCCCTGGCGGGCGCCGGGGTCGAGGTCGCGGTGCTGTGGGAGCCGCTCCACGTCGTCGGCGGCGACTATTTCTGGCTGGAGGAGATCGAAGGCCTCTGCGTGATCGCGGTCGCCGACTGCACCGGCCACGGCGTGCCCGGCGCGTTCCTGACCCTGATCGTCGCGACCGCGCTCGACCGGCTCCTGCACGAGCGCGGCCTGCGCGCGCCGGCCGCGATCCTGGCCGGGCTCGACGCGATGGTCCGCACGCAGCTCCGCCAGGACGGCCGCGGAGCCGAATCGGACGACGGGCTCGATTGCGGCCTGTGCGTCTGGGACCGGACGGCCGGCACCCTGCACTTCGCCGGCGCCGGCCTGTCGCTCACGGTGGTCCGCGAGGGCGTGGCCGAGCGCGTCCGCGGCGGCCGCCGGGGCCTCGGCTACCCGCGCGCCGCCCGCGCGGGGCAGCCGGAGGACCTCGTCGCGGACATCGCCGTGCCGGTGGCGGGCGCCACCTTCTACCTGATGACGGACGGGATCACCGACCAGATGGGCCGCGCGGCGCCGGACCGGGCGCCCCGGCTCCTCGGCCAGCGCGGCGTCGCCGACAGCCTCCTGCGCCACGCCGACCTGCCCCTCGCCGAACAGGCCGCCGCCCTCGAGGCCGATCTCGACGCCTATCGCGGCGCCGAGGCCCGCCGGGACGACATGACTCTGGTGGCGTTCCGGCTTCCTCCGGACGGAGCGGCCGCCGCCGCCTGA
- a CDS encoding ABC transporter permease translates to MGAYILRRLLIAIPSLLGISLILFTVLALAPGDPFGELASNPNVPPEVRAALRVKFGLDDPIFTRYLHWLTAMLQGDWGFSFASRVNVDTLILQRLPTTLFVVGSSQVLALLIAIPVGLYAARRPYSLADQVANTLAFVGFSLPTFFTGLLFILLFSIKLGWLPFVYQADLPGSGLPWVWANVRQAIMPVAVLGFFQAASYTRYVRASALDVARLDYVTTARAKGLPEGTVTRRHIARNALIPVVTLVALQIPAVFGGAIVTEQIFRIPGIGSLLIDAMLANDTPVVMAVTFVFAGLVILFNLVADLLYGWLDPRIALR, encoded by the coding sequence ATGGGCGCCTACATCCTGCGACGCCTCCTGATCGCGATCCCGAGCCTGCTCGGCATCAGCCTGATCCTGTTCACCGTCCTGGCGCTCGCGCCGGGCGACCCGTTCGGCGAGCTCGCCAGCAACCCGAACGTGCCCCCGGAGGTGCGGGCGGCGCTCCGCGTCAAGTTCGGCCTCGATGACCCGATCTTCACCCGCTACCTGCACTGGCTCACCGCCATGCTGCAGGGCGACTGGGGCTTCTCGTTCGCGAGCCGGGTTAACGTCGACACGCTGATCCTGCAGCGGCTGCCGACGACCCTGTTCGTGGTCGGCTCCTCCCAGGTGCTGGCACTGCTGATCGCGATCCCGGTGGGCCTTTACGCCGCGCGCCGGCCCTACTCGCTCGCCGATCAGGTCGCCAACACCCTGGCCTTCGTGGGCTTCTCGCTGCCGACCTTCTTCACCGGTCTGCTGTTCATCCTGCTGTTCTCGATCAAGCTCGGCTGGCTGCCCTTCGTCTACCAGGCGGACCTGCCGGGCTCCGGCCTGCCCTGGGTCTGGGCCAATGTCCGGCAGGCGATCATGCCGGTGGCGGTGCTGGGCTTCTTCCAGGCCGCCTCCTACACCCGGTACGTCCGCGCCTCGGCGCTGGACGTCGCCCGCCTCGACTACGTCACCACGGCCCGGGCCAAGGGTTTACCTGAGGGCACGGTGACCCGCCGGCACATCGCCCGCAACGCCCTGATCCCGGTGGTGACGCTCGTCGCCCTCCAGATCCCGGCGGTGTTCGGCGGCGCCATCGTCACCGAGCAGATCTTCCGGATCCCCGGCATCGGCTCGCTTCTGATCGACGCCATGCTGGCCAACGACACGCCGGTGGTGATGGCGGTGACCTTCGTGTTCGCCGGCCTCGTCATCCTGTTCAACCTCGTCGCGGACCTGCTCTATGGCTGGCTCGACCCTCGCATCGCCCTCCGATGA
- a CDS encoding hemin uptake protein HemP, which produces MLCAEGEGQRGVPGGTRAGPGAAQPVPRSEAAGEIGSARLLQGRREIVIRHGDHAYRLRVTASDKLILTK; this is translated from the coding sequence ATGTTGTGTGCCGAAGGAGAAGGGCAGCGCGGCGTTCCGGGCGGCACCCGCGCCGGTCCCGGCGCGGCGCAGCCGGTTCCGCGTTCCGAGGCGGCGGGCGAGATCGGCTCCGCGCGCCTCCTGCAGGGGCGCCGCGAGATCGTCATCCGCCACGGCGACCACGCCTATCGCCTGCGGGTGACCGCCAGCGACAAGCTGATCCTGACCAAATGA
- a CDS encoding ABC transporter ATP-binding protein, with protein sequence MTDPILSVSDLTVSFRSDGRWREVVHGVSFDVGPRETVALVGESGSGKSVSALSILRLLPRDASRIGGRVRFEGRELLAAPEAEMRRVRGDSIAMIFQEPMTSLNPVLTIGFQIAEALIRHRGLSRSAAEAEALRLLDKVRIPAARSRLHEYPHRFSGGMRQRVMIAMALACRPKLLIADEPTTALDVTIQAQILDLIKSLQDEEGMSVLFITHDMGVVAEIADRTVVMYRGRAVEAGPTARIFDAPAEPYTRALLAAVPRLGTMVGRPRPMRFPVVDRATGLAAPTPETPDTVRAAERPVLEVRDLTTRFDIRSGLLGRVTGRVHAVERVSFSLAAGETLALVGESGCGKSTTGRAILRLVEPLSGSVLLDGEDITGLAPTALRARRQRMQMIFQDPFASLDPRLSVGAAVAEPLLINRLAPPREARRRAEDLLARVGLPPETAGRFPHEFSGGQRQRICIARALALNPRLIVADEAVSALDVSVKAQVVNLMLDLQAEFGLAYLFISHDMAVVERVSHRVAVMYLGEIVEIGPRAAIFGDPQHPYTKKLLAAVPVPDPARRGERHALPDDEIRSPIRAPDYVAPERLYREVAPGHVVQDWGADWDAGARRGAAA encoded by the coding sequence GTGACGGACCCGATCCTCTCGGTCTCCGACCTCACTGTGTCCTTCCGCTCGGACGGGCGCTGGCGCGAGGTCGTGCACGGCGTCTCCTTCGACGTGGGCCCGCGCGAGACCGTGGCCCTCGTCGGCGAATCCGGCTCCGGCAAGAGCGTCAGCGCCCTGTCGATCCTGCGCCTCCTGCCGCGGGACGCGAGCCGCATCGGCGGGCGCGTGCGCTTCGAGGGCCGCGAGCTGCTCGCCGCCCCCGAGGCCGAGATGCGGCGGGTGCGCGGCGATTCCATCGCCATGATCTTCCAGGAGCCGATGACCTCCCTGAACCCGGTCCTGACCATCGGCTTCCAGATCGCCGAGGCGCTGATCCGGCACCGGGGCCTGTCGCGGTCCGCCGCCGAGGCGGAGGCGCTCCGGCTGCTCGACAAGGTCCGGATCCCGGCCGCCCGGTCGCGCCTGCACGAGTACCCGCACCGCTTCTCGGGCGGCATGCGCCAGCGGGTGATGATCGCCATGGCGCTCGCCTGCCGGCCGAAGCTCCTGATCGCCGACGAGCCGACCACGGCCTTGGACGTCACGATCCAGGCCCAGATCCTCGACCTGATCAAGAGCCTGCAGGACGAGGAGGGCATGTCGGTCCTGTTCATCACCCACGACATGGGCGTGGTCGCCGAGATCGCCGACCGCACCGTGGTGATGTACCGGGGCCGCGCCGTGGAGGCCGGCCCGACCGCGCGGATCTTCGACGCCCCCGCCGAGCCCTACACGCGGGCGCTGCTCGCCGCGGTCCCGCGCCTCGGGACCATGGTAGGCCGCCCCCGCCCGATGCGCTTCCCAGTGGTCGACCGGGCCACGGGCCTGGCGGCGCCGACGCCCGAGACGCCCGACACCGTCAGGGCCGCCGAGCGCCCGGTGCTGGAGGTGCGCGACCTGACCACCCGGTTCGACATCCGCTCCGGACTCCTCGGTCGCGTCACCGGCCGCGTCCACGCGGTGGAGCGGGTCTCGTTCAGCCTCGCGGCCGGCGAGACCCTGGCGCTCGTCGGCGAGTCCGGCTGCGGCAAGTCCACCACCGGCCGCGCGATCCTGCGCCTCGTCGAGCCGCTGTCGGGCTCGGTCCTGCTCGACGGCGAGGACATCACCGGCCTCGCCCCGACGGCCCTGCGCGCCCGCCGCCAGCGCATGCAGATGATCTTCCAGGACCCGTTCGCCAGCCTCGACCCGCGCCTGAGCGTCGGCGCGGCGGTGGCGGAGCCGCTGCTGATCAACCGCCTCGCGCCGCCCCGGGAGGCGCGGCGGCGGGCGGAGGACCTGCTGGCCCGGGTCGGGCTTCCCCCCGAGACCGCCGGGCGCTTCCCGCACGAGTTCTCCGGCGGCCAGCGCCAGCGCATCTGCATCGCCCGGGCGCTCGCCCTGAACCCCCGCCTGATCGTCGCCGACGAGGCGGTCTCGGCCCTCGACGTCTCGGTGAAGGCGCAGGTCGTGAACCTGATGCTCGATCTCCAGGCGGAGTTCGGCCTCGCCTACCTGTTCATCTCGCACGACATGGCGGTGGTCGAGCGGGTGAGCCACCGGGTGGCGGTGATGTATCTCGGCGAGATCGTGGAGATCGGCCCGCGCGCGGCGATCTTCGGCGACCCGCAGCACCCCTACACGAAGAAGCTGCTGGCGGCCGTGCCGGTCCCGGATCCGGCCCGGCGCGGCGAGCGGCACGCCCTGCCGGACGACGAGATCCGCAGCCCGATCCGCGCGCCCGACTACGTGGCGCCCGAGCGGCTCTACCGGGAGGTCGCGCCCGGCCACGTCGTGCAGGACTGGGGCGCCGACTGGGACGCGGGCGCCCGCCGGGGCGCGGCCGCCTGA
- a CDS encoding L-talarate/galactarate dehydratase — protein MAEDAVTGIRLRSVALPLKTPISDAKVLTGRQKPMTEIAILFCEVESREGHRGLGITYSKRAGGPGQFAHAREIAPALLGTDPSDIAKAWDTLAWAGASAGRSGLAVQAIGAFDVALWDLKARRAGLSLAKLLGAQRDSVRCYNTSGGFLHTPLEELLVNTDRARTKGIGGIKLKVGQPDWAEDIRRVSRVREHLGDAFPLMVDANQQWDRPTATRMGRTFERFNLIWIEEPLDCLDAAGHAALAAALDTPIATGEMLTSGAEHWDFIRQGGADFLMPDAPRVGGITPFLKVAALAEFAGLTIAPHFSMELHIHLAAALQREPWVEHFEWLEPLFNERLELEDGRMRVPTRPGLGLSLSERALAWTRETAGFGSLG, from the coding sequence ATGGCTGAGGACGCCGTCACCGGGATCCGCCTGCGGTCCGTCGCCCTGCCGCTGAAGACCCCGATCAGCGACGCCAAGGTGCTCACCGGCCGCCAGAAGCCGATGACCGAGATCGCGATCCTGTTCTGCGAGGTCGAGAGCCGGGAGGGCCATCGCGGCCTCGGGATCACCTATTCCAAGCGCGCCGGCGGGCCGGGCCAGTTCGCCCATGCCCGCGAGATCGCCCCGGCGCTCCTCGGGACGGATCCGAGCGACATCGCAAAGGCCTGGGACACGCTGGCCTGGGCCGGCGCCTCGGCCGGCCGCAGCGGCCTCGCCGTCCAGGCGATCGGCGCCTTCGACGTGGCCCTGTGGGACCTCAAGGCGCGGCGGGCCGGCCTCTCGCTCGCCAAGCTCCTCGGGGCGCAGCGCGACTCGGTGCGCTGCTACAACACCTCGGGCGGCTTCCTGCACACGCCGTTGGAGGAGCTGCTCGTCAACACCGACCGCGCCCGGACGAAGGGCATCGGCGGGATCAAGCTGAAGGTCGGCCAGCCGGACTGGGCCGAGGATATCCGCCGGGTCTCGCGGGTGCGCGAGCACCTGGGCGACGCCTTCCCGCTCATGGTCGACGCCAACCAGCAATGGGACCGGCCGACCGCCACGCGGATGGGCCGGACCTTCGAGCGCTTCAACCTGATCTGGATCGAGGAGCCCCTCGACTGCCTGGACGCCGCCGGGCACGCGGCTCTGGCCGCCGCCCTGGACACGCCGATCGCCACCGGCGAGATGCTGACGAGCGGCGCCGAGCACTGGGACTTCATCCGCCAGGGCGGCGCCGACTTCCTGATGCCCGACGCGCCGCGGGTCGGCGGCATCACGCCGTTCCTCAAGGTGGCGGCGCTCGCCGAGTTCGCCGGGCTGACGATCGCGCCGCACTTCTCGATGGAGCTGCACATCCACCTCGCCGCCGCGCTGCAGCGGGAGCCCTGGGTCGAGCATTTCGAGTGGCTGGAGCCGCTGTTCAACGAGCGACTGGAACTGGAGGACGGCCGCATGCGCGTGCCGACCCGGCCCGGCCTCGGCCTCTCCCTGAGCGAGCGGGCGCTGGCCTGGACGCGCGAGACCGCCGGGTTCGGCAGCCTCGGCTGA
- a CDS encoding SiaB family protein kinase — MRASDFRSFHEASKRSGVILSFGGDLSENILFSLGEVLKLRMRHEETDAAVAKRVFSIFVEQAQNVIRYSADKVAPAEPPGPARVSAGMIAVGTEEGRFFVVCGNEVGKTEVPRLRERLDEIATLSSDELKKVYREKLRQPPDEVSLGGSIGLIEIARRSSAPVEYDFQDLGAERSLFCLKAFI, encoded by the coding sequence TTGCGCGCGAGCGATTTCAGATCCTTCCACGAGGCGTCGAAGCGCAGCGGCGTGATCCTGTCGTTCGGCGGAGATCTGTCGGAGAACATCCTGTTCTCGCTCGGCGAAGTGCTGAAGCTGCGCATGCGGCACGAGGAGACCGACGCCGCGGTCGCCAAGCGCGTCTTCTCGATCTTCGTCGAGCAGGCCCAGAACGTGATCCGCTACTCGGCCGACAAGGTCGCGCCCGCCGAGCCGCCGGGCCCCGCCCGGGTCAGCGCCGGCATGATCGCGGTCGGCACCGAGGAGGGCCGGTTCTTCGTGGTCTGCGGCAACGAGGTCGGCAAGACCGAGGTCCCGCGGCTGCGCGAGCGGCTCGACGAGATCGCCACCCTGTCGAGCGACGAGCTCAAGAAGGTCTACCGCGAGAAGCTGCGCCAGCCGCCGGACGAGGTCAGTCTCGGCGGGAGCATCGGATTGATCGAGATCGCACGCCGGTCGAGCGCCCCTGTCGAGTACGACTTCCAGGATCTGGGCGCGGAGCGCAGCCTGTTCTGCCTCAAAGCCTTCATCTGA
- a CDS encoding peptide ABC transporter substrate-binding protein, which yields MDERDLRGLIGQVKDGRLSRRAFVQRMVAVGLTAPMAGLMLAGNGVAMAADIRAGYKPTKAGGGGALKLLWWQAPTLINPHFAIGTKDQDASRIFYEPLAAWDADGNLVPVLAASIPSKENGALAADGRSVVWTLKPGVKWHDGKPLTADDLVFTWEYARDPATAAVTAGSYKDCKVEKVDDLSVRVLFDKPTPYWCDAFVGIVGMVLPKHLFGPYSGAKSRDAPQNLAPVGTGPYRFVEFRPGDIVRGALNPDYHLPNRPYFDTVEMKGGGDAVSAARAVLQTGEYDYAWNMLIEDEVLKRLETGGKGRVDVVYGGKLEFLLLNATDPNVEVDGERASITTKHPAFSDPKVCQAMNLLVDRKSIQTYIYGRTGKPTANTVNGPDRFVSKNTSFAFDPAKANALLDEAGWKKGSDGIRTKDGKKLKLVFQTSINAPRQKTQAIIKQAAAKAGIEIELKSVTGSVFFSSDPANPDTCTHFYADMEMYAYSMTQADPAIWLLMYASWEVAQKANKWQGRNVVRWRNDAYDKAYNAAQSELDPVKRAALLIKCNDLAVSENVLPLIHRAEVSAVGATLTAPRSGWDNDLSFLPDWYREA from the coding sequence ATGGACGAGCGGGATCTGCGCGGCCTCATCGGGCAGGTGAAGGACGGCCGCCTGTCGCGGCGCGCCTTCGTGCAGCGGATGGTGGCTGTCGGCCTCACCGCGCCCATGGCGGGGCTCATGCTGGCCGGGAACGGGGTCGCGATGGCGGCCGATATCCGGGCCGGCTACAAGCCGACCAAGGCCGGCGGCGGCGGCGCGCTGAAGCTGCTCTGGTGGCAGGCGCCGACGCTGATCAACCCGCATTTCGCCATCGGCACCAAGGACCAGGACGCCTCGCGGATCTTCTACGAGCCGCTCGCCGCCTGGGACGCGGACGGCAACCTCGTGCCGGTTCTGGCCGCCTCGATCCCGTCCAAGGAGAACGGCGCGCTCGCCGCCGACGGCCGCTCGGTGGTCTGGACGCTGAAGCCCGGCGTGAAGTGGCACGACGGCAAGCCGCTCACCGCCGACGACCTCGTCTTCACCTGGGAATACGCCCGCGACCCCGCCACCGCGGCGGTGACGGCCGGCTCCTACAAGGATTGCAAGGTCGAGAAGGTCGACGACCTCAGCGTCCGGGTGCTGTTCGACAAGCCGACGCCCTACTGGTGCGACGCCTTCGTGGGCATCGTCGGGATGGTGCTGCCGAAGCACCTGTTCGGCCCCTACAGCGGCGCCAAGTCCCGGGACGCGCCGCAGAACCTCGCCCCCGTGGGCACCGGCCCGTACCGGTTCGTGGAGTTCCGGCCCGGCGACATCGTCCGCGGCGCGCTTAACCCCGACTACCACCTGCCGAACCGCCCGTACTTCGACACGGTCGAGATGAAGGGAGGCGGCGACGCGGTCTCGGCCGCCCGGGCCGTGCTCCAGACCGGCGAGTACGACTACGCCTGGAACATGCTGATCGAGGACGAGGTGCTCAAGCGCCTGGAGACCGGCGGCAAGGGCCGGGTCGACGTCGTCTACGGCGGCAAGCTCGAGTTCCTGCTCCTCAACGCCACCGACCCGAACGTCGAGGTCGATGGCGAGCGCGCCTCGATCACCACCAAGCACCCCGCCTTCTCCGACCCGAAGGTGTGCCAGGCGATGAACCTGCTGGTCGACCGCAAGTCGATCCAGACCTACATCTACGGCCGCACCGGCAAGCCCACCGCCAACACGGTCAACGGCCCCGACCGCTTCGTCTCGAAGAACACGAGCTTCGCCTTCGACCCGGCCAAGGCCAACGCGCTCCTCGACGAGGCCGGCTGGAAGAAGGGCTCGGACGGCATCCGCACCAAGGACGGCAAGAAGCTCAAGCTGGTTTTCCAGACCTCGATCAACGCCCCGCGCCAGAAGACCCAGGCGATCATCAAGCAGGCGGCCGCCAAGGCCGGCATCGAGATCGAGCTGAAATCGGTGACCGGCTCGGTGTTCTTCTCCTCCGACCCGGCGAACCCCGACACCTGCACGCATTTCTACGCCGACATGGAGATGTATGCCTACAGCATGACCCAGGCCGATCCGGCGATCTGGCTGCTCATGTACGCCTCCTGGGAGGTAGCCCAGAAGGCCAACAAGTGGCAGGGCCGCAACGTCGTGCGCTGGCGCAACGACGCCTACGACAAGGCCTACAACGCCGCCCAGAGCGAGCTCGACCCGGTCAAGCGGGCGGCGCTCCTCATCAAGTGCAACGACCTCGCGGTCTCCGAGAACGTGCTGCCGCTGATCCACCGCGCCGAGGTCTCGGCGGTGGGCGCGACGCTCACGGCGCCCCGCAGCGGCTGGGACAACGACCTGTCGTTCCTGCCCGACTGGTACCGGGAGGCCTGA
- a CDS encoding GGDEF domain-containing protein yields the protein MSPHRAPAHDLLSEPADAFSLFDTEEAVLGRSEVMLARLAEVGDGVRELAGAYRRSYHEQRRLVRLSDRMQLDLHRANQRMAEQQRALRHLNDALSAEIEHRARLEGELRRLADTDHLTDALSRRRFLQICEEVWARTQSGDTPSSVLMLDLDRFKLINDRYGHSAGDTVLKAFVETCRDSLRAVDVIGRMGGEEFAILVTGTVLAEAQAIAEELRRAVAQRPVRLEHGPLPISVSIGLAAFGPSESMPATLRRADAALYAAKHAGRDCVRCATEPGGSPT from the coding sequence GTGAGCCCGCACCGGGCGCCGGCCCACGATCTCCTGTCCGAGCCGGCGGACGCCTTCAGCCTGTTCGACACCGAGGAGGCGGTCCTCGGCCGGTCCGAGGTGATGCTGGCCCGCCTCGCCGAGGTCGGCGACGGGGTGCGGGAGCTCGCCGGCGCCTATCGGCGCAGCTACCACGAGCAGCGCCGGCTGGTGCGGCTGAGCGACCGGATGCAGCTCGACCTGCACCGCGCCAACCAGCGGATGGCCGAGCAGCAGCGCGCCCTGCGCCACCTCAACGACGCCCTCTCGGCGGAGATCGAGCACCGGGCGCGCCTCGAGGGCGAGCTCCGTCGCCTCGCCGACACCGACCACCTCACCGACGCCCTGTCGCGCCGCCGCTTCCTGCAGATCTGCGAGGAGGTCTGGGCCCGGACCCAGTCGGGCGACACGCCCTCCAGCGTGCTGATGCTCGACCTCGATCGCTTCAAGCTGATCAACGACCGCTACGGCCACAGCGCGGGCGACACGGTCCTCAAGGCCTTCGTCGAGACCTGCCGCGACAGCCTGCGCGCGGTCGACGTGATCGGCCGCATGGGCGGCGAGGAATTCGCCATCCTCGTCACCGGCACCGTGCTGGCCGAGGCGCAGGCCATCGCCGAGGAGCTCCGCCGCGCGGTGGCGCAGCGACCGGTGCGCCTGGAGCACGGGCCGCTGCCGATCTCGGTGAGCATCGGTCTCGCGGCGTTCGGTCCGAGCGAGTCGATGCCGGCGACGCTCCGGCGGGCCGACGCGGCGCTCTACGCTGCCAAGCACGCCGGCCGCGACTGCGTGCGCTGCGCGACCGAGCCGGGCGGGTCCCCGACCTGA
- a CDS encoding ABC transporter permease, with protein sequence MAGSTLASPSDEAVPVARAPASPGRETWRRFRRHRLALASVGVLALLVAGVVFGGLLWPVAIDDIDFAAQLQGPSWDHPFGTDDLGQDLLARMIYGGRISLAVGFAAMAVASLIGVLVGALAGMSRRFLDPVLMWLTDLFLSLPQLPLLLLVIYLFRDSLKAVFGSQGGVFLMIVAVIGGLRWMPVARLVRAQFLSLREKEFVEAAHSQGATTGHLVRRHILPNALGPVIVAASIEVSSAIIAESTLSFLGLGFPPDIPTWGRLLFDAKDHLDVAPHWALFPGGAIFLTVLSINFIGDGLRDALDPRRVL encoded by the coding sequence ATGGCTGGCTCGACCCTCGCATCGCCCTCCGATGAGGCGGTGCCCGTCGCCCGCGCGCCGGCCTCGCCGGGGCGGGAGACATGGCGGCGCTTCCGGCGGCACCGGCTGGCGCTCGCCAGCGTCGGCGTGCTGGCGCTCCTCGTCGCCGGCGTGGTGTTCGGCGGCCTGCTCTGGCCGGTCGCCATCGACGACATCGACTTCGCGGCCCAGCTCCAGGGCCCGTCCTGGGATCACCCGTTCGGCACCGACGATCTCGGCCAGGACCTGCTCGCCCGGATGATCTACGGCGGCCGGATCTCGCTCGCGGTCGGCTTCGCCGCCATGGCGGTGGCGAGCCTGATCGGGGTGCTGGTCGGCGCGCTCGCCGGCATGTCGCGCCGGTTCCTCGACCCGGTGCTGATGTGGCTGACCGACCTGTTCCTCTCGCTGCCGCAGCTGCCGCTGCTGCTCCTCGTGATCTACCTGTTCCGCGACAGCCTGAAGGCCGTGTTCGGCAGCCAGGGCGGCGTGTTCCTGATGATCGTCGCGGTGATCGGGGGCTTACGCTGGATGCCGGTGGCCCGGCTGGTACGGGCGCAATTCCTGAGCTTGCGCGAGAAGGAGTTCGTGGAGGCGGCCCACTCGCAGGGCGCGACCACCGGGCACCTCGTGCGCCGTCACATCCTGCCGAACGCGCTCGGTCCGGTCATTGTGGCGGCCTCGATCGAGGTCTCGTCCGCGATCATCGCGGAATCGACCCTGTCCTTCCTGGGGCTCGGCTTCCCGCCCGACATCCCGACCTGGGGGCGGCTGCTGTTCGACGCCAAGGACCACCTCGACGTCGCGCCGCACTGGGCGCTGTTCCCGGGGGGCGCGATCTTCCTGACGGTGCTGTCGATCAACTTCATCGGCGACGGCCTGCGGGATGCGCTCGATCCGCGGCGGGTTCTGTAG